In Deltaproteobacteria bacterium, one DNA window encodes the following:
- the miaB gene encoding tRNA (N6-isopentenyl adenosine(37)-C2)-methylthiotransferase MiaB — protein MRRFYIKTYGCQMNEHDSRKIAGLLAVRGLQPTDAMADADLILFNTCTIREKAEHKAMSEIGRAAELKAARPELVVGVCGCVAQQEKELLFDRFPLLDLLFGPDQIPALPRLLDALEQERRHVSALEIVNDVDEYQFLNLTPWADGVVSPAAAFVTIMKGCDSNCAYCIVPQVRGREVCRPADDIVSEVQGLVERGVREVTLLGQTVNTYGNRRHAGVIPFAALLQRIAVETAIQRIRFTSPHPKDVNDSLLAAYRDNAKLCRHIHLPVQSGADVVLRRMRRAYTRAQYLEKVAALRGAAPDLAITTDMIVGFPGETDADFAETLSLVETVQFDGLFAFKYSPRPGTESFARLPDDVPPATKDERLQRLFALNEAIVTRRYAAHIGTTRDVLIESRDEGDGRWRGRTTHHMIVHFIGTECVLGDIVPVHITDAGGYSLRGEKR, from the coding sequence ATGCGCCGCTTCTATATTAAAACGTATGGCTGTCAGATGAACGAGCACGATTCGCGGAAGATCGCGGGGCTGCTGGCCGTGCGCGGTTTGCAACCGACGGACGCGATGGCGGACGCGGACCTGATCCTCTTCAACACCTGCACCATCCGCGAGAAGGCGGAACATAAGGCGATGAGCGAGATCGGCCGGGCGGCGGAACTGAAGGCCGCGCGGCCGGAATTAGTCGTCGGGGTCTGCGGTTGTGTGGCGCAGCAGGAAAAAGAATTATTGTTCGACCGCTTTCCGCTGCTGGATCTGCTGTTCGGTCCCGACCAGATCCCCGCGTTGCCGCGCTTGCTCGACGCATTGGAACAAGAGCGTCGGCACGTCAGCGCGCTCGAGATTGTGAACGACGTCGACGAATATCAATTCCTGAATCTCACGCCGTGGGCCGATGGCGTCGTGTCGCCGGCCGCAGCGTTCGTCACGATTATGAAAGGGTGCGACAGCAACTGCGCGTATTGCATCGTGCCGCAAGTGCGCGGCCGCGAGGTCTGTCGACCCGCGGATGATATCGTTTCCGAAGTGCAGGGCTTGGTCGAACGTGGTGTAAGAGAGGTGACGCTGCTGGGCCAGACCGTCAACACCTATGGCAATCGCCGCCACGCCGGCGTGATCCCGTTCGCCGCGTTGTTACAGCGGATCGCTGTCGAAACGGCGATTCAACGCATTCGTTTTACCAGTCCGCATCCGAAAGACGTGAACGATAGCCTGCTGGCCGCGTATCGGGACAACGCGAAACTCTGCCGCCATATTCACCTCCCGGTCCAATCCGGTGCGGACGTCGTGCTGCGGCGGATGCGCCGTGCTTACACGCGCGCGCAGTATTTGGAAAAAGTCGCCGCGTTGCGCGGCGCCGCTCCCGATTTGGCGATTACGACCGACATGATTGTCGGCTTTCCTGGCGAGACCGATGCCGACTTTGCGGAGACGCTGTCGCTGGTTGAAACGGTCCAATTCGACGGCCTCTTCGCGTTCAAATATTCCCCGCGTCCCGGGACCGAATCGTTCGCGCGCCTTCCCGACGACGTCCCGCCCGCAACGAAAGACGAGCGCTTGCAACGCCTCTTCGCGCTGAATGAAGCGATCGTCACGCGCCGTTATGCCGCGCACATCGGCACGACGCGCGACGTCTTGATCGAATCGCGCGATGAGGGTGACGGCCGCTGGCGAGGCCGCACGACGCATCATATGATTGTGCACTTTATCGGAACGGAGTGCGTGCTCGGCGACATCGTGCCGGTCCACATCACCGACGCCGGCGGCTATTCATTGCGGGGGGAAAAGCGGTGA
- a CDS encoding DUF4160 domain-containing protein: MTGDGFRATALQLGEPHQTPHFHAYYGDEVAVFAIEPIELLAGTLPRRQQRFIEAWAELHQEELKKDWDLLQQGRKPVPIRPLE; encoded by the coding sequence GTGACTGGGGATGGTTTCCGCGCTACCGCGCTTCAACTGGGAGAGCCCCATCAAACACCACATTTCCATGCCTACTATGGCGATGAGGTGGCCGTTTTTGCGATTGAGCCGATTGAATTGCTCGCCGGGACGTTGCCACGTCGGCAACAGCGATTTATTGAGGCATGGGCGGAATTGCACCAAGAGGAACTGAAAAAAGATTGGGATTTATTGCAACAGGGGCGCAAACCGGTCCCGATTCGCCCATTGGAGTAA
- a CDS encoding EI24 domain-containing protein: protein MSTLQQLRIGLRIHGAGWRFLRRHRTLWPWAVAPFCVQCLCLVAALTIFITHRSEFTAAVQSWLPQLATGPGPTTWGYLVQYLYAIAHWILFLLTSGITLFLLILAAYLVGSLCAAPLNEILAEKTEHLATGRPEAPLVWRAVLPNAWRSIRVECGKALLLLGVPLLILPLHFIPLIGTILGTTLSALWTTWATGFAFVDYPQSYRYLPFRTRLKFARRHALSLLGLGIVFWLPGYLLLGTPALVVSGTLLYGTLGSAATTEEK, encoded by the coding sequence ATGTCCACGCTGCAACAGCTCCGCATCGGATTGCGCATCCACGGCGCGGGATGGCGTTTCCTCCGCCGCCACCGCACGCTCTGGCCTTGGGCCGTTGCCCCGTTCTGCGTGCAGTGTCTGTGTCTCGTGGCGGCGTTGACTATTTTTATAACCCATCGCAGCGAGTTCACTGCGGCGGTGCAGTCGTGGTTGCCGCAGCTCGCGACAGGCCCGGGGCCAACGACGTGGGGCTATCTCGTGCAGTACTTGTATGCAATCGCTCATTGGATCCTTTTCCTGCTGACCAGCGGCATCACGCTTTTCTTGCTGATCCTCGCAGCCTATCTGGTCGGCTCGCTCTGCGCCGCGCCGCTCAACGAGATCCTGGCCGAAAAGACCGAGCACTTGGCGACCGGCCGTCCCGAAGCGCCACTCGTTTGGCGCGCCGTGCTCCCCAATGCCTGGCGCTCGATCCGCGTCGAATGCGGCAAGGCCCTGCTGCTGCTCGGCGTCCCGCTACTGATTCTGCCGCTGCACTTCATTCCACTGATCGGCACGATCCTCGGCACGACACTCTCCGCCCTCTGGACCACGTGGGCCACCGGCTTCGCGTTCGTCGATTACCCGCAAAGTTATCGCTATCTCCCATTCCGGACGCGCCTCAAGTTCGCGCGCCGTCACGCGTTGTCCCTGCTCGGCCTCGGTATCGTCTTCTGGCTCCCCGGCTACCTGCTCCTCGGCACCCCGGCACTGGTCGTCAGCGGGACGTTGTTGTATGGGACGTTGGGATCGGCAGCTACTACGGAAGAAAAATAA
- a CDS encoding PIN domain-containing protein, with protein sequence MIAYYVDSSVLVGILFREAGWKRQQRRLTDADRVVSAALTEAEIYATVTREQQPFALATEILESVALCIPERSLRPEYSEIFACGYCRGADACHLATALYLDPDRSELVFLTNDQPQRRLAVRLGLAVA encoded by the coding sequence ATGATCGCGTACTACGTCGATTCATCGGTCCTCGTGGGGATTCTTTTTCGTGAGGCCGGCTGGAAGCGGCAGCAACGCCGCCTAACCGACGCCGATCGAGTCGTCAGCGCGGCCCTAACCGAAGCCGAAATATATGCCACCGTCACGCGGGAACAACAACCGTTCGCCTTGGCGACTGAAATTCTGGAAAGCGTCGCGCTCTGCATCCCGGAGCGTTCACTACGGCCTGAGTATAGCGAAATCTTTGCCTGCGGCTATTGCCGCGGCGCCGACGCTTGCCATTTAGCCACCGCGCTGTATCTGGATCCGGACCGCTCGGAACTCGTATTCCTCACCAACGATCAACCACAACGCCGCCTCGCCGTGCGACTGGGGTTGGCGGTCGCATAG
- a CDS encoding 4-hydroxy-2-oxovalerate aldolase — MTIRDGSYAINYQYTPDQVAQIVGALDTAGVPWIEVGHGCGLGARENLQIPAAASDLEYVTAARNAVQHAKLGVLAGPAPPTRLADIDRVRDQLDFIRVAANADHVRLAAPVVAYCRQRGLDVWFQMMRSVRRTPQQLLEAARTVEGLGASTVYIVDTAGAFEPGPLGDIVALLKAKLALRVGFHGHNNLGLAIANTLAAVEAGADVVDASIRGLGRGAGNTQLETLVVLLQRRGLVPEIHLAPVLRIAEAHAALFAAAATGVGALDLLTAAARIDLYPMPFYARIADALGIELPELITFFGNAVDGVEVGMPTIAAAVRHFGGDVDAVFTKLGIPRPENA; from the coding sequence GTGACCATACGTGACGGGAGTTACGCGATCAACTATCAATATACGCCGGATCAAGTGGCCCAGATCGTCGGCGCGCTCGACACGGCTGGAGTGCCGTGGATCGAAGTCGGGCATGGCTGCGGATTGGGCGCGCGCGAGAATTTGCAGATTCCGGCTGCGGCTTCCGACTTGGAATATGTCACGGCCGCCCGCAACGCCGTGCAACATGCAAAGCTCGGCGTATTGGCCGGTCCGGCGCCGCCCACGCGTCTGGCCGATATCGATCGGGTGCGCGACCAACTCGACTTCATTCGTGTCGCCGCGAACGCCGACCACGTGCGACTCGCCGCGCCGGTCGTCGCGTATTGCCGACAACGCGGCTTGGACGTCTGGTTTCAAATGATGCGCTCGGTCCGGCGCACGCCACAGCAGCTGCTCGAGGCCGCGCGCACCGTCGAAGGCCTCGGGGCCTCCACGGTATATATTGTCGACACGGCCGGGGCGTTCGAACCGGGACCGCTCGGCGACATCGTGGCGCTGCTGAAGGCGAAATTGGCGCTCCGCGTCGGATTTCATGGTCACAACAATCTAGGTCTGGCGATCGCCAATACATTGGCCGCAGTGGAGGCCGGCGCCGATGTGGTCGACGCGTCGATTCGCGGCCTCGGGCGCGGCGCGGGCAACACGCAACTCGAAACATTGGTCGTGCTACTGCAACGGCGCGGGTTGGTACCGGAAATTCATTTGGCGCCGGTGCTACGCATTGCGGAGGCGCACGCCGCGCTCTTTGCCGCCGCGGCCACCGGCGTCGGCGCGCTGGATCTGCTGACCGCAGCGGCGCGGATCGATTTGTACCCGATGCCATTCTATGCCCGGATCGCAGACGCGCTCGGGATCGAGCTGCCGGAACTGATCACGTTCTTCGGGAATGCCGTGGACGGCGTCGAAGTGGGCATGCCGACGATCGCCGCCGCCGTCCGCCACTTCGGCGGCGATGTCGATGCCGTGTTTACGAAGTTGGGGATTCCACGGCCAGAGAACGCGTAG
- a CDS encoding VCBS repeat-containing protein, producing MIPHRGHCASARTLVELPEAVVSVAVEGDRWLVVGEQQLHWYRMQAGRLQDNGTWTIPAGLTALRGDWYDVTGDGQPEALITARRERLLSSFILTQDGAGTWRPLATGLGWYLRVLPATPHTAAALLGQQQNDYRPFAGPVLRLHWRDRGLHADGVWPLPRGTAIYHFIPLNHDAVWVAATNGPTRQWRRDERGRWTLHGRLAARLRGISGVALPAPAREFGGGSTPAVVALPLLPLLDGAVAYVPVQRMVLNGVVGRAVTTSGWELMRTSIGPESEAAPPTVHYSGHGQLQQLVPTAGGLAAVIQFGREEWLSTDAVRSAIILVRSIRHPAPSEGSRAQHTAR from the coding sequence ATGATCCCTCATCGGGGGCATTGTGCGTCGGCTCGCACGCTGGTGGAACTCCCCGAAGCCGTCGTGAGTGTGGCCGTGGAAGGGGATCGGTGGCTCGTCGTTGGCGAACAACAGTTGCATTGGTATCGGATGCAGGCGGGGCGGTTGCAAGACAATGGCACGTGGACGATCCCGGCCGGACTCACCGCGCTGCGTGGCGATTGGTACGACGTCACTGGCGATGGACAGCCGGAAGCCCTGATCACCGCGCGGCGCGAGCGGCTTTTGTCGTCGTTCATCCTGACGCAGGATGGTGCCGGCACGTGGCGTCCGCTAGCCACCGGACTTGGATGGTATTTGCGCGTCCTTCCTGCCACGCCGCACACCGCAGCAGCGCTATTGGGCCAACAGCAGAACGACTACCGCCCCTTTGCCGGTCCGGTGTTGCGACTGCATTGGCGGGATCGAGGACTCCATGCCGATGGCGTCTGGCCACTCCCGCGCGGGACCGCGATTTATCACTTTATTCCACTGAATCACGATGCGGTCTGGGTCGCGGCCACAAACGGACCGACCCGTCAATGGCGCCGTGACGAGCGCGGCCGCTGGACGCTCCACGGTCGCCTCGCAGCGCGGTTGCGCGGGATCAGCGGCGTGGCGCTGCCGGCGCCGGCACGCGAATTCGGCGGCGGCAGTACGCCGGCCGTCGTCGCGTTGCCGTTATTGCCGCTGCTCGATGGCGCCGTGGCCTATGTGCCGGTCCAACGGATGGTATTGAACGGCGTGGTCGGTCGTGCGGTGACCACGTCCGGCTGGGAACTCATGCGGACGTCGATCGGTCCGGAGTCGGAGGCCGCACCGCCCACAGTGCATTACAGCGGGCATGGTCAGTTACAACAACTCGTGCCGACGGCGGGAGGACTCGCTGCGGTGATCCAATTCGGTCGCGAAGAATGGCTAAGCACGGACGCAGTGCGGAGTGCGATTATTCTTGTGAGGAGTATCCGTCATCCCGCGCCAAGCGAGGGGTCTCGTGCACAGCATACGGCGCGGTGA
- the xerD gene encoding site-specific tyrosine recombinase XerD → MDTLIDRFLLHLQVERRLSPHTLEAYSRDLRACHESLRRQRVATVTNLGPHHIRQFLADCFDRGLNARSIARTLTAIRSWCKFLVKERQLEKNPTELIEPPKMLQRLPRTISIAQVDQLLAAPPTEAKAAALRDYAVLQLLYATGMRISEVCGLMLPQLNLDGGYLRAFGKGSKERVVPMGSVALRALQQYLTTARPMLLHGRESDVVFLSQRGRRLARQDGWRVIKRALRRAGLQVNVTPHTLRHSFATHLVERGADLRSVQTMLGHADIATTQIYTHVSRTHLEELIRKFHPRG, encoded by the coding sequence GTGGACACCCTGATCGATCGCTTCTTGTTGCACTTGCAAGTGGAGCGTCGCCTGTCGCCGCATACATTGGAGGCGTACAGCCGCGATCTGCGCGCGTGTCACGAAAGCTTACGCCGGCAACGTGTTGCGACCGTCACGAATCTCGGCCCGCACCATATCCGCCAATTTCTCGCCGACTGTTTCGACCGAGGACTCAACGCGCGTTCGATCGCGCGCACGCTCACAGCGATCCGTTCGTGGTGCAAGTTCTTGGTGAAAGAGCGACAGTTGGAAAAAAACCCCACTGAATTAATCGAACCTCCGAAGATGTTGCAGCGACTTCCTCGCACTATCAGTATCGCACAAGTGGACCAATTACTCGCGGCACCGCCGACGGAGGCGAAAGCCGCCGCGCTGCGGGACTATGCCGTCCTCCAGCTGCTGTACGCCACCGGAATGCGTATTTCGGAGGTCTGCGGATTGATGCTGCCGCAACTCAATCTGGATGGCGGCTATCTGCGCGCGTTCGGCAAGGGGAGCAAGGAACGCGTGGTGCCGATGGGGAGTGTCGCGTTGCGGGCGCTGCAACAGTATCTCACTACGGCGCGGCCGATGCTGCTGCACGGACGGGAGAGTGACGTGGTCTTCCTTTCGCAGCGCGGACGCCGCTTGGCGCGCCAAGATGGATGGCGCGTGATCAAACGCGCGTTGCGACGGGCTGGCTTGCAAGTCAACGTGACGCCGCATACGTTGCGCCACTCATTCGCCACCCACTTAGTGGAACGTGGCGCGGACCTCCGCTCCGTCCAAACGATGCTCGGCCACGCCGATATCGCCACGACGCAGATCTACACCCACGTCAGCCGGACACACTTAGAGGAACTGATTCGCAAGTTTCATCCGCGCGGGTGA
- a CDS encoding type II toxin-antitoxin system prevent-host-death family antitoxin, with protein MSNTYSIYETKTQFSALLRRVKTGSELVITEHGRPVARLVPYQSNESLTERLDRLTASGHLLPRAARAARPGPRKPGALKRFFEERE; from the coding sequence ATGAGCAATACGTATTCCATTTATGAAACTAAGACGCAGTTCAGCGCGCTGTTGCGCCGCGTGAAAACGGGGAGTGAATTGGTCATTACGGAACACGGCCGTCCCGTCGCCAGACTCGTACCATACCAATCAAACGAATCACTTACCGAACGACTGGACCGATTAACGGCCAGCGGCCATCTGCTGCCACGCGCCGCCCGCGCTGCCCGCCCCGGTCCTCGAAAACCCGGAGCACTGAAGCGATTTTTTGAGGAACGGGAATGA
- a CDS encoding DUF2442 domain-containing protein, whose amino-acid sequence MHPLYKIHSVDVLLPYSLRVRFDDQTEQVVDLSDVLYGELYGPLRDIQLFTQVRVDPEVHTVVWPNGADFDPAVLHDWPQSRPLLIERVKTWRST is encoded by the coding sequence ATGCATCCGCTATACAAAATACACTCCGTCGACGTGCTGTTGCCGTATAGTTTGCGCGTCCGTTTTGACGATCAGACGGAGCAGGTCGTCGATCTGAGCGACGTCTTGTACGGCGAACTGTATGGTCCGCTGCGCGATATACAATTATTTACGCAAGTTCGCGTTGACCCGGAAGTCCACACCGTGGTGTGGCCCAATGGCGCAGATTTCGATCCCGCCGTGTTGCACGATTGGCCGCAATCTCGCCCCCTATTGATCGAGCGGGTCAAAACGTGGCGCTCCACGTAA
- a CDS encoding DegT/DnrJ/EryC1/StrS family aminotransferase: MAREYPLNAIDFAMAPESLQAWWPTARAAALHDGSMERHELLAVLDALLQTDDPAQFQYFVKQQGPVHRLQQEFLQWLAPRHAISHRFFQQLSDPWNGQLPLSAVAVANATGGLLVSLQANQVAGGEVIVPSLNYPAMPNTVLMAGAVPHFVDVDPDTLQLDAAAVERALSPQTRAIVFVHMNQFGDLEPLYRVLAKHGRDLPVIQDASLALGSVRHRVPLGVFNLGTGGTTVFSFATTKTITGLGGGMIVTHTAAMAERLMTLASHGLRAAAGIEVEEVGTNFRMPDLTAILVRVQLQRSAALLARRRQIRAWYLDALSQVPDVVVPRVEDDAVMGHFVIRCPRRDAIIGPLRHRFHIETGLWPAHHMQPLYQRYPGGGAGKLPITEQLAREFLFLPFHSRLQQDDVTYIGQSLAEVLRG; the protein is encoded by the coding sequence ATGGCACGCGAGTATCCGCTGAATGCGATCGATTTCGCAATGGCACCGGAATCGTTGCAAGCGTGGTGGCCGACCGCGCGGGCCGCAGCGCTTCACGATGGTTCAATGGAACGGCATGAACTGTTGGCCGTGCTGGATGCGTTGTTGCAAACCGACGATCCGGCGCAGTTTCAATATTTCGTCAAGCAGCAAGGACCGGTGCATCGGTTGCAACAGGAATTTCTGCAATGGTTGGCGCCGCGCCACGCGATCAGTCATCGCTTCTTTCAACAGCTCTCCGATCCATGGAACGGCCAACTCCCGCTCTCCGCAGTGGCCGTGGCCAATGCGACGGGGGGTCTGTTAGTCTCGCTGCAGGCGAATCAGGTCGCCGGCGGAGAAGTGATCGTGCCGTCGCTGAATTATCCGGCCATGCCGAACACCGTGCTGATGGCCGGTGCGGTTCCGCACTTCGTCGACGTCGATCCGGACACGCTGCAACTCGACGCCGCGGCGGTTGAACGGGCCTTGAGCCCGCAGACGCGCGCGATCGTGTTCGTGCATATGAATCAGTTCGGCGATCTCGAACCGTTGTATCGCGTGTTGGCCAAACACGGACGGGACCTTCCCGTGATCCAAGACGCCTCGTTGGCGCTCGGGTCGGTGCGGCATCGCGTGCCGCTCGGCGTGTTCAATCTCGGCACCGGCGGTACGACGGTGTTTTCGTTTGCGACCACCAAGACGATCACCGGCTTAGGTGGGGGGATGATCGTGACGCATACCGCAGCGATGGCGGAGCGACTGATGACGTTGGCCAGCCACGGCCTGCGCGCCGCGGCGGGAATCGAAGTCGAAGAAGTGGGGACCAATTTTCGGATGCCCGATCTGACCGCCATTCTGGTGCGGGTCCAATTGCAACGCAGCGCCGCACTGCTGGCGCGGCGTCGCCAAATCCGTGCGTGGTATCTGGACGCGTTATCGCAAGTACCGGATGTCGTGGTCCCACGCGTCGAGGATGATGCCGTGATGGGACATTTCGTAATCCGCTGTCCGCGACGGGATGCGATCATCGGACCGCTGCGCCACCGCTTCCACATCGAAACCGGTCTGTGGCCCGCGCATCATATGCAGCCGCTCTATCAACGGTATCCAGGCGGCGGCGCCGGGAAGCTCCCGATCACCGAACAACTGGCGCGCGAATTTTTATTTCTCCCGTTCCATAGTCGGCTGCAACAAGACGACGTGACGTATATTGGCCAGTCGTTGGCGGAGGTGTTGCGGGGATGA
- the meaB gene encoding methylmalonyl Co-A mutase-associated GTPase MeaB: MAKRREENPNQSGGIRALARLLTQIENRDPAALVELSQLESATDTAYRLGVTGPPGSGKSTLVDQLIRRLREQGERVAVVAVDPSSPFSGGAVLGDRVRMQAHAADDGVFIRSLGSRGAHGGLSAATRAMTRALAAHGFRWIIIETVGVGQTECDIMELADTTLVVLVPEAGDVVQTLKAGLLEVADLFVVNKGDRPGATQMANALTAMVELGRFESGTKTLQHDAAHHITETATTPESSTAARWRVPVLQTTATTGDGAAELLTAIRRHAAWVGQDAAHDARQRAVRRRELLDLCAEAWRVRFDAQLAASAELRQLVEAVERGELNPYAVVASLCEATMASAGAATSSLPLGRETE, translated from the coding sequence ATGGCCAAGCGGCGGGAGGAAAACCCGAACCAATCCGGTGGTATTCGTGCCCTCGCGCGGCTGCTGACCCAGATCGAAAACCGCGATCCGGCAGCGTTGGTCGAACTGAGCCAACTGGAGTCCGCCACCGATACGGCCTACCGCCTCGGCGTGACCGGTCCCCCGGGGAGCGGCAAATCGACGCTGGTCGATCAACTGATCCGGCGGTTGCGGGAACAAGGGGAACGCGTCGCGGTCGTAGCCGTGGATCCCTCCAGTCCCTTCAGCGGTGGCGCGGTGCTCGGCGATCGAGTGCGCATGCAGGCCCACGCCGCCGATGACGGCGTCTTTATTCGTTCGCTCGGGAGTCGCGGGGCCCATGGCGGTCTCTCCGCCGCGACGCGCGCCATGACCCGCGCACTGGCCGCGCATGGATTTCGCTGGATCATCATCGAGACGGTCGGTGTCGGACAGACTGAATGCGACATCATGGAACTCGCCGACACCACGCTGGTCGTGCTGGTCCCGGAGGCGGGGGATGTGGTCCAGACGCTGAAGGCCGGACTGCTCGAAGTCGCGGATCTCTTCGTCGTGAACAAAGGCGATCGTCCCGGCGCCACGCAAATGGCGAATGCATTAACGGCCATGGTGGAGTTAGGGCGCTTCGAGAGCGGCACGAAGACGTTGCAGCACGATGCCGCGCACCACATCACGGAAACCGCAACGACGCCGGAGTCGTCCACCGCGGCCCGCTGGCGAGTGCCCGTGTTGCAGACGACAGCGACGACCGGAGACGGCGCGGCGGAATTATTGACCGCAATTCGGCGACACGCGGCGTGGGTGGGGCAAGACGCGGCACACGATGCCCGACAACGGGCCGTGCGACGGCGGGAGTTGTTGGACTTGTGCGCGGAGGCGTGGCGGGTGCGTTTTGACGCGCAGCTTGCGGCGTCGGCGGAGCTCCGGCAATTAGTCGAGGCCGTGGAACGCGGCGAGTTGAATCCCTATGCGGTGGTGGCCTCACTATGTGAGGCGACCATGGCTTCGGCGGGTGCTGCAACGTCCTCTCTCCCGTTGGGGAGAGAGACAGAGTGA